The stretch of DNA AAGAGGTTTCTCCATAATTTCACGGTGAAAAGAATCTTCCTCTTGTGTTGATCTTCTTCTATTATTACCAACTTCTTATACTCTTGCactttttcaataattttttttcatgtttgttGCTTCTCAAGCACTAAATATAGATTGATTATCAACCTCATGTTATCTTCTAGGTTGATTCTTGATAGGACCCCGATCCTCTTTTACAATTATATTCTCcacaattttttgatatttttctttttggggtCGTGCTACCCCTACCTCGTCTCTACCTACAACTACAATAACCTCCCTAGGCTGAACTGGGTTCGAAAGACACCTCTTGATGAGCCTCCAAGTGGGGTAGATTCTCATGTTAGAGATTCTCTCTCAAGGTCTCTCGCAAGACTTCCCTCTAGGTTTTCTGCAAGATCTCAAGTATAGGGGTCGTTCTATCCATCTTTTGCATAGTTTAACAAAATTCACGGTAGTGAACCGTGGCGCATAACTCTATGCAAGATCTCATGTTGTTTTCAAAGGGTTTCATATTCACTCAATGGGACAGTCTGCAAGAAAGTCTCTTATAAGGTCTCTCTTAGACTTTGAGGGTTCATGGGACTCTTGTTGTCATGTTCTTCTTTGCTCTGCCTATCCCAACTACATGAGATCTTGTGTGAACTATTCTTAAGTTTTGTGTGCTTTGGATTTTTTATTGACTTTTCACAAATGGCGACAATTGTTATTGCTCAAAcacaataatagaatttatatgcCCACGGATTAGTCTTCAAGCCTCAAGAATTCTACAAAAATGAGACCATTAAAAGGTGCAGGGCATTCCCCATGCAAACAATCTGATATTTAAATCAAGTTCTTCAAGATTGAAAAAAGAAGCACAAAGCTCTTAGACTAGTAAAAAATGACTTACTTGGGAGGAAGGATCATTCTCGACTTATAGATGAAACTTTTAGAAAGTGATAACAATCCTTGATATATCGATATTATGATTGTTTCAAATAATCCTcatttgttataaatttttaggagaaaattttgaatattggtTTGCGATTTTATGTTTTGGGAATGCCGCTCAAGAGACTCCCCCTCAGGGTCTCCTAGTCTCCCTTTGGGTCTCTTAGAGTTCTTTCACTCGATAGGGTCACCTGGCCTTTGTGACTTTCTTGATTGTTTGGGCTCTTAtgttttattctaatttttggaCTTGTCCCTTATGGGTTTTGTAAATGGATTTTGTGCTTGGGTTGCACTTGATATGcatatcaatttttaaatttattaagtacCATAGGAACAAATTCAGGAGTCCTTTCACTCGATAGGGTCTCCGAGACCTTTTGTGGTTTGCTTGTCTGTTTGGACCTTTAtgttttattctaatttttaaatttaataaaaaaactccTGGTAtgcatattaaattttaaatttattaaaaaaaaaatactattggtacacctttgtgtattTCTTGAGCTACATAAAGGTATACCAATGATAAAAAAACTCATCATGAAGCGCATGTGAGGcacagggtattttggtcataatatctcttatgtagcccaaaatgtacaaaataattatacatCTAACATGATTCTTTATTAAATCACCACGAGGATCAATTTGAGTCATTTTAGACTTAATAATCTCCCACCATATATTATCcgaatttacaaaataaagaaaactaataaCACTACTACAATTGCCACAGGAGTACTACTAATTCCTTGCATAGCACCTCTTTGCAGCACGAGCTGGTTTAAACAAGCCTCACTGAACTTAACATCGTAGGTGGGGCGGCAGACTGGGCCTATGCCTTTTGCACACGGATACCCTTTTGACTCAGTGTTTCAAACTCACCCTTTCATCcagagcaaaagaaaaaaaaggggagcTGTTTAGGGCACTTCAGTGCACTTTCTACTAATTCCAAGTGCTAAGCATCAATGAGTTTCAATTCCAAACGACTATAAAGCTATTATATCTCTGATTCTGTCCTTCAAATCCAAGGTTTTTAAAGGGAACAATGATAAAAGTGTTCGATTTCTCCTGTGCTCATCAGTATAGCTGATCATTAAGCTAAACAAAAGATGAAACTCAAGATACAGTGATTGTATATCCAGCTTTGATAGGCCGTGCCTAACAACAAATTTTGACAATTTGAATGATATTATACAACACACAACTGTCTAGAAATGCTGGCTATTCATAACTGGTATTTTGGATACACAACTCGCGATGACTACTCCCTTTCTACACAACACCCACCACCTCCACAGTAAAGGGGTTGTTGCATCTTATTCAGGTTTTACAACACAAACAATAGTAGCAGTTTGAATCATTAGATATACCTACTAAGGCGCGAACACACAATCCGGGAGGATTTTGCCTTTAAGCATGGCACATGCAGTCGGGAGCTGGGTATGTGTAGATTGACTGTTTGGGCTTCCTAACCCTGATATGCCCTTGTCTGTTCTCGTGGCCTTCCACCACCGCTTGTTGAAATTCTGGCCAATTCATGCTCTTGTTTAAAAAGAGTGGCCCCAACAATGTCATGGTTGGGCGAATAGTCTTCAGATTCTCATACGTTCGGTGTCCCACCTGTTAAATTCAAACAGCATTAGAATTTTCCTAAAAGAAGATTATAAGTTTAAACAACCATTGCAAACCCCCCTCCATTTTTTTCCTTCAGATAAGTCAAACTTGTtctgataattaattatatatgctaTTATATACTTCATACAAGTGTCCGCTACTGATGTGTCAAAATGTCTCACATCCAAGGATACAAGAATAAAGCTAAATTTCATACTACTAAACGCAAATTGTTGGTTATTTGAGGTAAACTTGTAGATATATACTAAAATACATCTTTTTACGCATAAAATAATAGATTTGTGTATCCTTCCAACTATATAATATGTACATAtacttatataattttatgtaaagaTCAACCGCACACCAAAAAGGCCTAGCCCTAACAGTAAAATAATCAGACCATTGTATCACAAGCACTTTAGTTTTATGcacattttcatgaaaattctcTTACACGCCATGTCTATATCTAAACAAACATGTCAAACACCTATCTCATATCCAATCCCAAGAGTTCCAAAGGTATTTAAATAGTCTTGAGTAAACAAGAGATGTAAGCCTATTCTACTACCAAATGTTTGTTAGGATTATACCCAATTGTCTAAGTAACCGAAAATTCTGTTACCCCTCGCCTTAAGAACGAAGGActggaatcaaaagaaaataaattgcgTAATACGGCTTAATGCTTAAAATCGTCCAAggtcttttatatttttggggAATTGCACCAATCACATTCTCTATATTTCCAAAGCCACACCCAACTTCAGTTTGTCACTTGCAGCATCAAACTCAAAAAACAACCAATTGTTTGGATTCTCCCCAAGCATGGACTTTCTTTAGAGTCTACCCATTAGCATGTTGATGAGTGTCATTAGCATCAAATATTTGGGTAAATTCACGCACTAGAAGTGTCATTGCAAACCATGTTGCCAGCACATTCATTGAAATGGAAATGTCTTTCAAATACGAACACAAATAGCTTACCATTGCATTGTGCATGTTCCCTGGAGATGCAGAAACAAAGACGTCACTGTGCATGCTGACATAGTAATCAACTGCAGCTAATAGAGAAGCCTTGCCTTTAATATGGACCCTTTCTTCTTTAGAGGTAAGGCTCTTTTTATCTTCCATAAGTGGAAACAATCGTCTTAATGATGAGATTCTAGCCTCACCACCATATACCTAGTCAAAAAGGCCACATCAACAATATAGGAATTTAAACAAGGGCACTACTATTACTTTCAATTGGTGTCAAATTTCATTAGCAACTAAAGAGAGTAGTTAGATGTAAACCTTGTGGGAGGCAAGATAAAGACGAGTGGTGTTGTCAAAGCCTAGAGCTGCTAGAAGCAATCCAATTTCTTCAGGAGTCAAAGGACAACGGCCCTGACTCCTCAGCTCCTCATCAGTGAATTGAGAGTTCAGGACCCTTCCCTGCCAAATCACTTGTCTGTACTTAGCCAGAGCCAATTTTTCAGCTTTACCTCCTCCAAAATCACAGGCTGAATGAGCCGCCATATCCTGTGTCACAGCCAGGTTAAGAATTCATGAAGGAAAAATCCTTCACAACAGAGAATTCAACCAAAATGAAGGCAGACAAGGTAACATGAAGTTTTAAGAATGATTATCAATATTTGACGGAGCGTGAAAACAGAAAATCAAGCAAATATTTATATGCTAATAATTTTCAATGACCGCCCAAAATTTCTTAAGTGCAAAACAAATTGCACCACCACCAATTTACTGTTATCTCGTGTGTACATACTGTATGGAAGATGAAGACAATGTATGGGTGTACAGAAAACACAGTTGCATAGCACTAGGCTATCAGTAATGAAGCTGGCCAAACACAAGTGTCTTGAAAGTTAAAACTGAAACATTGACAAAGCACACCAGGCAGGATATCAAAGTTGATTACTTTTTTTCTCTGCTCTAGAGAATCTCAGTATAAAGTATTGTCAGAATCCTCAATATTTCATGCAAACATGAGGACATGCATACCTTGTCAAACCGAAGGTGTACCGCAACAAATTTCATTGGTCCTTGTTTCTCTTTTGCCTCAGTAACCTCTCTCAAATAATTGGTATCAAGCCCCTCATGATGGCCATGCGGATACCGAAGGCGACTGACAAGAGCATCTCCCAGAGCTCTAACATGGGGCACAAATATAAGTGCTTTAAAGTTAACTTTACAACGTAGGCGTTGGATGTCCATTGGcaggttgtcaaatgctagcCGGTGAGAAAATGGTGCAATGGCAGCTATACCATAACTGGAACATTGAGTGAGTACATAAATATGTAGATAAAGAGGTCAATCAACTTAAAACAACTGCAGAATAAATAATCATGTTACCTAaatatatatgctaaaattATTACATGtacaaaagaaaacataattagTACAAGTTCAAAATTCGCCAAAGTTTTAAGAAACTGGCTAAAATGCTTACCTGTGTTGTGGGTTTCAAGGAAGAGTTCGTACTACCATTTAAATATCATTCTCACCTACTACAAGACAGCAATATTTGCGAACTTTAGAGTAAACTGTAATCCTGTCCACCTTTGGGAATCAATGATTCAGAATTTATGTGTGGGATCAAGTATGAGGAAAGCAAGAGTTCCTTATACCTATCAAAACTATAATGATAATGTAAGGCCCGATTTTTGGGCCTGATTATTGAGAAGAACCAAGAGGAGCCTAGCCCATGAGGCAAAGAGAGCCCTAGGGCTCCAAGCTCCATCTCTCCTCTCTGTAACAGCCGCCTGGAACTTCCCCTTCTCATCCTCCATTCACAACCGAGAATTGGTGATAATCATGTGCCTTCCTTCCATGGCAGCAACGTCTCTTCCCCTCACAGATTTATATCTTctgcactctctctctctctctctctctctccttcttcttcagtGCTATGGGTGGCCAAGATTCGCAAGTGAGAAAATGGCCTGTACTACCATTCCATCGATTTTGATTTCTAGGTGGGGTTGCGCCATGGCCAAGATTGCTGGTATCTTGGTTCGTGGCTTTGATTTCCCCCCTGCTCCCCCCCCTCAGTTCGGTCTTGTCTGGATGGACTCTCAGGTGCCATATCTGATCTTGCTTCtcctttgcttcttcttcttcttcttcttcctcgcaaTGGAAACCTAACTTCACCTCTCTGTTTTGCTGGAACCCCCTTGCCTAACCCCTGTCGACCAAAGCCCCAAGTAACAATCGGCCATGGCTGGGCCACTCCAAAGACAGTGGTCAGAAGTCACCATCGCCGGCCAACCACCCCCCACCACTCATGCACCCACGTGCACAGCTTGGCTGCCAAACTTCCAaaccttaaaattaatttagggtCTTTGGTTGGTGGGTGCAAGCCTAATCCAATCCATGGATAGGCTGCACCTGATTTGCTCCAAGTTATTCCAGATTTATTGAAATCCCAAATTGACAAAGGATAATTGGGATAGCCAATTCCAATGGTTATCCAATTCCTGATTTAATTCAATTCAGATTTATTTAATGCCAAAATTCATAAAGGATAATTGGGATAGCCAA from Diospyros lotus cultivar Yz01 chromosome 6, ASM1463336v1, whole genome shotgun sequence encodes:
- the LOC127803756 gene encoding O-fucosyltransferase 39-like is translated as MRQSHRNHGGALLGVLVLLLPVWLPSLFAPLSHASPSLFSEINAPKPRHLRLLKCALQRENGKQSDLWTPLADQGWKPCVDSSNLLYLPHKSEGYIQVFLDGGLNQQRMGICDAVAVAKILNATLVIPHLEVNPVWQDSSSFMDIFDVDHFIDVLKNDVSIVKELPEEFSWSTREYYSTAIRDTRIKTAPVHASANWYLENVLPVLQSYGIAAIAPFSHRLAFDNLPMDIQRLRCKVNFKALIFVPHVRALGDALVSRLRYPHGHHEGLDTNYLREVTEAKEKQGPMKFVAVHLRFDKDMAAHSACDFGGGKAEKLALAKYRQVIWQGRVLNSQFTDEELRSQGRCPLTPEEIGLLLAALGFDNTTRLYLASHKVYGGEARISSLRRLFPLMEDKKSLTSKEERVHIKGKASLLAAVDYYVSMHSDVFVSASPGNMHNAMVGHRTYENLKTIRPTMTLLGPLFLNKSMNWPEFQQAVVEGHENRQGHIRVRKPKQSIYTYPAPDCMCHA